In Actinoplanes derwentensis, the following proteins share a genomic window:
- a CDS encoding ABC transporter ATP-binding protein: MVEHPAVEVDGLYVSYGSTPVLVDVGLTVPAGTGVCVTGDNGVGKSTLLRCVSSLQQADAGSIRVFGAEPGDSPEFWRAVATTVEPPTWYLGLTVREHAELICRAHGQDPDDAGIDEALERLGLGGHADAIPPSLSSGQKQRLTLALVLLRPSSLLILDEPEQRLDPDGRDMVAGMLAEYLSTGGSLLLASHDDKFSVASGAEIVTMEQLTGEDR, from the coding sequence GTGGTCGAGCACCCCGCGGTCGAAGTCGATGGTCTGTACGTGAGTTATGGCTCGACGCCGGTGCTGGTGGACGTGGGGCTGACCGTCCCGGCCGGCACCGGCGTCTGTGTGACAGGTGACAACGGCGTCGGCAAGTCCACCCTGCTGCGCTGTGTCAGCAGTCTGCAGCAGGCCGACGCGGGCAGCATCCGGGTGTTCGGCGCCGAGCCCGGGGACAGCCCCGAGTTCTGGCGGGCGGTGGCCACCACGGTCGAGCCGCCCACCTGGTACCTCGGGCTGACCGTCCGCGAGCACGCCGAACTGATCTGCCGCGCGCACGGCCAGGACCCGGACGACGCCGGGATCGACGAGGCCCTGGAGCGTCTCGGGCTGGGCGGGCACGCCGACGCGATCCCGCCGTCGCTGTCGTCCGGCCAGAAACAGCGGCTCACCCTGGCGCTGGTGCTGCTACGCCCCAGTTCGCTGCTGATCCTGGACGAGCCGGAGCAGCGTCTGGACCCGGACGGCCGGGACATGGTCGCCGGGATGCTCGCCGAGTACCTGTCGACCGGCGGTTCGCTGCTGCTGGCCAGCCATGACGACAAGTTCTCGGTGGCCTCCGGGGCCGAGATCGTGACGATGGAGCAGCTGACCGGCGAGGACCGGTGA
- a CDS encoding aldehyde dehydrogenase family protein, which translates to MTATHVPGLPVIEDGHLISTNPATGEEAGRVPVADEKAVIAAVERAHQAAVWWRGLGFDGRKKRLLTWRSLIVQRIEELAELTHLESGKPVTDGLIEATAAVEHLDWAAHNAKRVLGPRRVRTRILVAEHSGHLEYQPYGVVGVIGPWNYPIVTPIGPISGALAAGNTVILKPSEYTPVVGQWLADTFAEVVPEFPVLQTVHGLGDVGGALCRAGIDKVAFTGSTATAKKVMAACAENLVPVVLEAGGKDALIVDADADVNLAAEAAVWGSMTNAGQTCIGIERVYAVEPVYDRFVAAVVEKAGKLRTGEEIGPITMPKQLDIIRDHIEDALAKGGRAVLGGAGAVQAPYVSPTVLVDVPEDSSEMREETFGPTLTITKVRDADEAVAKANDSPYGLGGSVFGKKNAIRIARRLRSGMVAVNGTLTFVGMGNLPFGGVGESGFGRIHGEDGLREFARAKAITVRRGPSLLPAMTFERTPAQVKQIVRALRLLYGRKP; encoded by the coding sequence ATGACGGCGACTCACGTTCCCGGCCTGCCCGTGATCGAGGACGGGCACCTGATCTCGACGAATCCGGCCACCGGCGAGGAAGCCGGCCGGGTGCCGGTCGCCGACGAGAAGGCCGTGATCGCGGCTGTCGAGCGAGCCCACCAGGCCGCCGTCTGGTGGCGTGGCCTCGGCTTCGACGGCCGCAAGAAACGGCTGCTCACCTGGCGTTCCCTGATCGTGCAGCGGATCGAGGAACTGGCCGAGCTGACCCACCTGGAGTCCGGCAAGCCGGTCACCGACGGCCTGATCGAGGCGACCGCCGCCGTCGAGCACCTGGACTGGGCGGCCCACAACGCCAAGCGGGTCCTCGGCCCGCGCCGGGTCCGCACCCGCATCCTGGTCGCCGAGCACTCCGGCCATCTGGAGTACCAGCCGTACGGTGTGGTCGGTGTGATCGGCCCGTGGAACTACCCGATCGTGACACCGATCGGCCCGATCAGCGGCGCGCTCGCCGCCGGCAACACGGTGATCCTCAAGCCGAGTGAGTACACCCCGGTCGTCGGCCAGTGGCTGGCCGACACGTTCGCCGAGGTGGTGCCGGAGTTCCCGGTGCTGCAGACGGTGCACGGCCTGGGCGACGTCGGCGGGGCGCTGTGCCGGGCCGGGATCGACAAGGTCGCGTTCACCGGTTCCACCGCGACCGCCAAGAAGGTGATGGCCGCCTGCGCGGAGAACCTGGTGCCGGTGGTGCTGGAGGCCGGTGGCAAGGACGCGCTGATCGTCGACGCGGACGCCGACGTGAACCTGGCCGCCGAGGCCGCGGTCTGGGGTTCGATGACCAACGCCGGACAGACCTGTATCGGTATCGAGCGGGTCTACGCGGTCGAGCCGGTCTATGACCGTTTCGTCGCGGCGGTGGTGGAGAAGGCGGGCAAGCTGCGGACCGGCGAGGAGATCGGCCCGATCACCATGCCCAAGCAGCTCGACATCATCCGCGATCACATCGAGGACGCGCTGGCCAAGGGCGGCCGGGCAGTGCTCGGTGGTGCCGGTGCGGTGCAGGCGCCCTATGTGTCGCCGACGGTGCTGGTGGACGTGCCGGAGGACTCGTCGGAGATGCGCGAGGAGACGTTCGGGCCGACGCTGACGATCACCAAGGTCCGGGACGCGGACGAGGCGGTGGCAAAGGCCAACGATTCGCCGTACGGCCTGGGTGGCTCGGTCTTCGGTAAGAAGAACGCCATCCGGATAGCTCGGCGGCTGCGCTCGGGCATGGTCGCCGTGAACGGCACGCTCACCTTCGTCGGCATGGGCAACCTGCCGTTCGGCGGTGTCGGCGAGTCCGGTTTCGGGCGCATCCACGGCGAGGACGGGCTGCGCGAGTTCGCCCGGGCCAAGGCCATCACGGTGCGCCGCGGGCCGTCGCTGCTGCCCGCGATGACGTTCGAGCGCACCCCGGCTCAGGTCAAGCAGATCGTCCGGGCGCTGCGCCTGCTCTACGGGCGCAAACCCTAG
- a CDS encoding alpha/beta hydrolase, with amino-acid sequence MSNQIRANSILPAHREDIELHTADGVTLVGELARPLDRDPVATLVCLHPLPTHGGMMDSHIYRKAAWRLPALAGIAVLRFNTRGTSSTRGTSGGTFGKSVDERFDVAAAIEFAEFADLPNIWLVGWSFGTDLTLMYGLEPSVAGAVLLSPPLRFSQPEHLAAWAEDGKPLTALIPEFDDYLRPAEAVERFAAIPQAEVVPMPGGKHLWVGDAEKVIDEIVRRVAPEVATPLPSTWDGPMETGDASAYANRTVAAFDKI; translated from the coding sequence ATGAGCAACCAGATCCGTGCCAACTCGATTCTGCCCGCGCACCGCGAGGACATCGAGTTGCACACCGCGGATGGCGTCACCCTGGTCGGTGAACTGGCCCGTCCCCTCGACCGTGACCCGGTGGCCACCCTGGTCTGTCTGCACCCCCTGCCCACCCACGGCGGGATGATGGACAGTCACATCTACCGCAAGGCGGCCTGGCGACTGCCCGCCCTGGCCGGCATCGCGGTGCTCCGGTTCAACACCCGCGGCACCAGCAGCACTCGCGGCACCAGCGGCGGCACGTTCGGCAAGTCGGTGGACGAGCGTTTCGACGTGGCCGCCGCCATCGAGTTCGCCGAGTTCGCCGACCTGCCGAACATCTGGCTGGTCGGCTGGTCCTTCGGCACCGACCTGACCCTGATGTACGGCCTGGAACCGTCGGTCGCCGGTGCCGTCCTGCTCTCCCCGCCGCTACGTTTCTCCCAGCCCGAGCATCTGGCCGCCTGGGCAGAGGACGGCAAACCGCTGACCGCCCTGATCCCGGAGTTCGACGACTACCTGCGCCCCGCCGAGGCCGTCGAACGGTTCGCCGCGATCCCGCAGGCCGAAGTGGTCCCGATGCCCGGTGGCAAACACCTGTGGGTCGGTGACGCCGAGAAGGTCATCGACGAGATCGTCCGGCGGGTCGCCCCGGAGGTCGCCACGCCGCTGCCGTCGACCTGGGACGGTCCGATGGAGACCGGCGATGCGAGCGCTTACGCGAACCGTACCGTCGCGGCCTTCGACAAGATCTGA
- a CDS encoding Laminin subunit beta-1, producing the protein MSHGGEILGLGGEASTEPSFETALRGYERKQVERYVTRAENEIAALLNDREQAYSQIQAMSAQIKGLQAELTQARRNSGMSGEVSFRHLGPRVEQILALAEEQGEAIKASATDDIASRLAEAERIRAEAEAHAHNGIRDFEIALAARRAEEEKADAAKRAAAAAALTATRQSADQMRNEAEVALTRARNEGKHIIEKATQDAQRARAEVDGYVQSTRVQAEQELKTLRETTTREISTTRTEAEREQTELKASVDQELAMRRHSVLEELGQMRAGVEKQCADLRSEADKYAEEVLRRSDDQATAVRTEIAAQQEKIAQAGRELEAATAEVAEAEKRLATARGQADAGEQEAERTRQLVSETQQQLEVELKRVAEAKRSGEAAERHAAEVRRQVQREAKRVAELAAAAVMAAAADPDDPDRAADVPVTAIASAPVPVPASAPVPELSAPGKVTGSAKVTVPQASRVSADAE; encoded by the coding sequence ATGTCGCACGGCGGTGAAATTCTCGGTCTCGGCGGGGAGGCGTCCACCGAGCCCAGCTTCGAGACCGCCCTGCGGGGCTATGAGAGGAAGCAGGTCGAGCGATACGTCACCCGGGCGGAGAACGAGATAGCCGCCCTCCTCAACGACCGTGAGCAGGCGTATTCGCAGATCCAGGCGATGTCCGCGCAGATCAAGGGCCTGCAGGCGGAGCTGACGCAGGCCCGCCGCAACTCCGGGATGAGCGGCGAGGTGTCGTTCCGTCACCTGGGCCCCCGGGTCGAGCAGATCCTCGCCCTCGCCGAGGAGCAGGGTGAGGCGATCAAGGCCTCCGCGACCGACGACATCGCCAGCCGTCTCGCCGAGGCCGAGCGGATCCGGGCCGAGGCCGAGGCGCACGCCCACAACGGCATCCGGGACTTCGAGATCGCGCTGGCCGCGCGCCGGGCCGAGGAGGAGAAGGCCGACGCCGCCAAGCGCGCCGCTGCCGCTGCGGCCCTGACCGCCACCCGGCAGTCGGCGGACCAGATGCGCAACGAGGCCGAGGTGGCGCTGACCCGGGCCCGCAACGAGGGCAAGCACATCATCGAGAAGGCCACTCAGGACGCTCAGCGGGCCCGCGCCGAAGTGGACGGCTACGTGCAGTCCACTCGGGTGCAGGCCGAGCAGGAGCTCAAGACACTGCGTGAGACGACCACCCGGGAGATCAGCACCACCCGGACCGAGGCCGAACGGGAGCAGACCGAACTCAAGGCCTCGGTCGACCAGGAGCTGGCGATGCGGCGGCACTCGGTGCTCGAGGAGCTGGGCCAGATGCGGGCCGGCGTCGAGAAACAGTGTGCCGACCTGCGCAGCGAGGCCGACAAGTACGCCGAGGAGGTCCTCCGGCGATCCGACGACCAGGCGACCGCCGTCCGTACGGAGATCGCCGCCCAGCAGGAGAAGATCGCGCAGGCCGGCCGGGAGCTGGAGGCCGCCACCGCCGAGGTGGCGGAGGCCGAGAAGCGGCTGGCGACGGCGCGGGGGCAGGCCGACGCCGGCGAGCAGGAGGCCGAGCGGACCCGGCAGCTGGTGTCCGAGACCCAGCAGCAGCTCGAAGTGGAGCTGAAGCGGGTCGCCGAGGCCAAGCGTTCCGGGGAGGCCGCCGAGCGGCACGCCGCCGAGGTTCGCCGTCAGGTGCAGCGTGAGGCGAAGCGGGTGGCCGAGCTGGCCGCCGCCGCGGTGATGGCGGCCGCCGCCGACCCGGACGATCCGGACCGGGCGGCCGACGTGCCGGTGACGGCCATCGCGTCCGCTCCGGTGCCGGTCCCGGCTTCGGCGCCGGTCCCGGAGCTGTCGGCGCCGGGCAAGGTCACCGGTTCGGCGAAGGTGACGGTCCCGCAGGCCAGCCGGGTCTCCGCGGACGCCGAGTAA
- a CDS encoding coiled-coil domain-containing protein, with protein MPQQQDQNLAFFETANSQHDFTVVLRGYDRHQVDGHIGRLLAALNQSEQARGEAEQRMNDAQRRLRQAEQRLNALEQKLADSNKLLEENNRPTLSGLGTRVEQILRLAEEQANDHRNEAKRESEGILSAARLEAREITDKARAEAAAMKATAEREAGQVRTHAEREAAEARVQARREADTLRGDADRETKQLRSVTAHEVAELKSTVEREVASLRATAEREITQARAKAAREAEEKRAEATKLLTDARDKRDKDLQALAMEIAERREKAETEESQRHAAQVQATQKMVAEADQRSRAADERAKETEQRAESRRVESERHSAETVEKARSLAEKTVTEARQEANRLLSEARQESEMTTQAARREVEDLTRQKDAVTSQLGQMLSGLSGLVPGTAPAPAAAAPAPKPVEAPAQRAPEQAAPAATDTQDAEAGDEPVTAQNS; from the coding sequence ATGCCCCAGCAGCAGGATCAGAACCTGGCCTTCTTCGAGACCGCGAATTCACAGCACGACTTCACCGTCGTCCTGCGTGGATACGACCGTCATCAGGTCGACGGACACATCGGCCGGCTGCTTGCCGCGCTGAACCAGTCCGAGCAGGCTCGCGGCGAGGCCGAACAGCGGATGAACGACGCCCAGCGTCGCCTGCGACAGGCCGAGCAGCGGCTCAACGCGCTCGAGCAGAAACTGGCCGACAGCAACAAGCTGCTGGAAGAGAACAACCGGCCGACGCTCTCCGGGCTGGGCACCCGGGTCGAGCAGATCCTGCGGCTCGCCGAGGAACAGGCCAACGACCACCGCAACGAGGCGAAACGGGAGTCCGAGGGCATCCTCTCCGCGGCTCGCCTCGAGGCCCGGGAGATCACCGACAAGGCGCGTGCCGAGGCCGCCGCGATGAAGGCGACCGCCGAGCGTGAGGCCGGCCAGGTCCGCACGCACGCCGAGCGCGAGGCCGCCGAGGCTCGGGTTCAGGCCCGGCGCGAGGCCGACACCCTGCGCGGGGACGCCGACCGCGAGACCAAGCAGCTGCGCTCGGTCACCGCGCACGAGGTCGCCGAGCTCAAGTCGACCGTGGAGCGCGAGGTCGCGTCACTGCGCGCCACCGCCGAGCGGGAGATCACTCAGGCCCGGGCCAAGGCCGCCCGGGAGGCCGAGGAGAAGCGCGCCGAGGCCACCAAGCTGCTCACCGACGCCCGCGACAAGCGCGACAAGGACCTGCAGGCGCTGGCTATGGAGATCGCCGAGCGCCGGGAGAAGGCCGAGACCGAGGAGTCGCAGCGGCACGCCGCGCAGGTCCAGGCCACTCAGAAGATGGTGGCCGAGGCCGATCAGCGGTCCCGTGCCGCCGATGAGCGGGCGAAAGAGACCGAGCAGCGCGCCGAAAGCCGTCGCGTCGAGTCCGAGCGGCACTCCGCGGAGACCGTCGAGAAGGCGCGGTCGCTGGCCGAGAAGACCGTCACCGAGGCCCGGCAGGAAGCGAACCGCCTGCTCAGCGAGGCTCGCCAGGAGTCGGAGATGACCACTCAGGCGGCGCGCCGCGAGGTGGAGGACCTCACTCGCCAGAAGGACGCGGTCACCAGCCAGCTCGGTCAGATGCTCTCCGGTCTCTCCGGCCTGGTTCCGGGCACCGCTCCGGCTCCGGCCGCGGCGGCTCCGGCCCCCAAACCGGTCGAGGCTCCGGCCCAGCGGGCACCCGAGCAGGCTGCCCCGGCAGCCACCGACACCCAGGACGCGGAAGCCGGCGACGAGCCGGTCACCGCTCAGAACTCCTGA
- the mce gene encoding methylmalonyl-CoA epimerase, producing MIDDTPNTGAAENVTLPGLLRIDHVGIAVPDLDEAIRFHQDTFGLRCVHQEINEEQGVREAMLAVGEDDDGPRIQLLAPARPDSAIARFIDRNGPGLQQLAYTVTDVEAAADALRARGLRLLYDSPKRGTAGSRINFVHPKDAGGVLVELVEPAAGGTPAG from the coding sequence ATGATTGACGACACACCGAATACCGGCGCGGCCGAGAATGTCACACTCCCCGGACTGTTACGCATCGACCATGTCGGAATCGCAGTGCCGGACCTGGACGAGGCGATCCGCTTCCATCAGGACACTTTCGGGCTGCGCTGCGTGCACCAGGAGATCAATGAGGAACAGGGCGTCCGCGAGGCGATGCTGGCGGTCGGCGAGGACGACGACGGCCCGCGGATCCAACTGCTCGCCCCGGCCCGGCCGGACTCGGCGATCGCCCGGTTCATCGATCGCAACGGTCCCGGCCTCCAGCAACTCGCCTACACCGTGACCGATGTCGAGGCCGCCGCCGACGCGCTGCGAGCCCGCGGCTTGCGCCTTCTGTACGACAGCCCGAAACGTGGCACGGCCGGCTCCCGGATCAACTTCGTGCACCCCAAGGACGCCGGCGGGGTGCTGGTGGAGTTGGTGGAGCCGGCTGCCGGGGGTACCCCGGCCGGGTGA
- a CDS encoding acetyl-CoA C-acetyltransferase, whose protein sequence is MTSSVIVSGARTPMGRLLGNLRHLPATALGGHAISAALSRAGVAPDRVQYVIMGQVLQAGCGQIPARQAAVAAGIPMSTPALTVNKVCLSGLDAIALADQLIRAGEFDIVVAGGMESMTNAPHLLTDQRQGRKFGDVLVRDHAAFDGLMDPWAGISMGESTEASGVRLGISREQQDEFAARSHQRAATAQREGWFAEEIVAVPAAGREPAPVDGDEGVRPGATAESLASLRPAFTPDGTITAATASPISDGAAAVLVMSRAKAEELGLTWLAEIVAHGNVAGPDSSLQSQPANAIRHALGKAGLTADDLDLVEINEAFAQVVIQSTRELKVDEAIVNVNGGAIALGHPIGMSGARLVLTLALELRRRGGGIGAAGLCGGGGQGDALIIKVPAVR, encoded by the coding sequence GTGACCAGCTCCGTCATCGTCAGTGGCGCCCGGACCCCGATGGGGCGTCTGCTCGGCAACCTCAGACATCTGCCCGCCACCGCCCTCGGCGGGCACGCGATCTCCGCCGCGCTCAGCCGGGCCGGCGTCGCACCGGACCGCGTTCAGTACGTGATCATGGGCCAGGTGCTCCAGGCCGGCTGTGGTCAGATCCCGGCCCGGCAGGCGGCGGTCGCCGCGGGCATCCCGATGTCCACCCCGGCCCTGACCGTCAACAAGGTCTGTCTCTCCGGCCTCGACGCGATCGCCCTGGCCGACCAGCTGATCCGGGCCGGCGAGTTCGACATCGTGGTGGCCGGCGGCATGGAGTCGATGACCAACGCGCCGCATCTGCTGACCGACCAGCGCCAGGGCCGCAAGTTCGGTGACGTGCTGGTGCGCGACCACGCCGCGTTCGACGGCCTGATGGACCCGTGGGCCGGCATCTCGATGGGCGAGTCGACCGAGGCCAGCGGCGTCCGGCTGGGCATCAGCCGGGAACAGCAGGACGAGTTCGCCGCCCGGAGCCACCAGCGGGCCGCCACCGCGCAGCGCGAGGGGTGGTTCGCCGAGGAGATCGTCGCGGTCCCGGCCGCCGGCCGGGAGCCGGCACCGGTCGACGGCGACGAGGGCGTCCGGCCCGGTGCCACCGCGGAGTCCCTGGCCTCGCTGCGCCCGGCGTTCACCCCGGACGGCACGATCACCGCGGCGACCGCTTCACCGATCTCCGACGGCGCGGCCGCGGTCCTGGTGATGAGCCGGGCGAAAGCCGAGGAGCTGGGGCTGACCTGGCTGGCCGAGATCGTCGCGCACGGCAACGTGGCCGGCCCGGACAGTTCGCTGCAGTCCCAGCCGGCCAACGCGATCCGGCACGCGCTGGGCAAGGCCGGGCTGACCGCGGACGACCTCGACCTGGTCGAGATCAACGAGGCCTTCGCCCAGGTGGTCATCCAGTCCACCCGCGAGCTGAAGGTCGACGAGGCGATCGTCAACGTGAACGGCGGCGCCATCGCCCTGGGGCACCCGATCGGCATGTCCGGCGCCCGGCTCGTCCTCACTCTCGCCCTGGAGCTGCGGCGCCGTGGCGGCGGGATCGGCGCGGCCGGTCTCTGCGGCGGCGGCGGTCAGGGCGACGCGCTGATCATCAAGGTGCCGGCCGTCCGCTAG
- a CDS encoding PadR family transcriptional regulator, giving the protein MKRSPLAMVLLALLVETPMHPYRMQQVIKQRGQDQLVNVAQRNSVYQTLDRLVRDGLARAGGTSREAGRPERTVYEVTEEGAATLRRWLLEMLPEPAREFPEFPVALAFLPTLSPAETRELLQRRIEALSERAAAVDGQAPPGLPRLFLIEDEYRAAMLRAEIGWLRATVAELDDGSLTWDRAMIEETAARFAEF; this is encoded by the coding sequence ATGAAGCGGTCTCCCCTGGCGATGGTTCTGCTGGCGCTGCTCGTGGAGACGCCGATGCACCCGTACCGGATGCAGCAGGTGATCAAGCAGCGCGGCCAGGACCAGCTGGTCAACGTGGCGCAGCGCAACAGCGTCTACCAAACCCTGGACCGGCTCGTCCGGGACGGACTGGCCCGCGCCGGCGGCACCAGCCGGGAGGCCGGGCGGCCGGAACGGACCGTCTACGAGGTGACCGAGGAGGGTGCGGCGACCCTGCGCCGATGGCTGCTGGAGATGCTGCCGGAGCCGGCCCGCGAGTTCCCGGAGTTCCCGGTGGCCCTCGCCTTTCTACCCACCCTCAGCCCGGCCGAGACCCGGGAGCTGCTGCAACGGCGGATCGAGGCACTGTCCGAGCGGGCCGCGGCGGTCGACGGGCAGGCGCCGCCCGGACTGCCGCGGCTCTTCCTGATCGAGGACGAGTACCGCGCGGCCATGCTCCGCGCCGAGATCGGCTGGCTGCGCGCGACCGTGGCCGAACTCGACGACGGCAGCCTGACCTGGGATCGCGCGATGATCGAGGAGACGGCCGCGCGGTTCGCGGAGTTCTGA
- a CDS encoding FAD-dependent oxidoreductase, with translation MTKNAAVVGGGIAGTATAIALQRVGWSPVIYEAQDRGADERGVFVTLAVNGINALRALGLDPAVVLARGFATPVLALHGATGRLLADLPLGGPLPDGTVTTTIKRADLYAALRAQAQGKGIEIRYGHRLTAATTTPEGVVAEFGAAATVAAELLVGADGLHSRTRKVLDPQAPAPHHLGLLNAGGFTDGPVDRRLAPPPGVMRMSFGRRAFFGWAAAPDGSVWWFANPPRKRPVEPGEFTPETWRAYLLGLFEGEQAAELIRATVEILGPWNTRDLRRVPIWHGDRIVLAGDAAHAVSPSSGQGASMALEDAVVLGHSLRESTEVPEALAAYTAIRRPRVEKVVAYGRRSSSGKVAGPAGARIRDALMPSVMRMLHRKGDPQAWIFDHRLPVG, from the coding sequence ATGACTAAAAATGCCGCGGTGGTCGGTGGCGGAATCGCCGGCACGGCCACCGCCATCGCCCTCCAGCGCGTCGGGTGGTCCCCAGTGATCTACGAGGCCCAGGACCGGGGAGCCGACGAGCGGGGCGTCTTCGTGACCCTCGCGGTGAACGGGATCAACGCCCTGCGCGCCCTCGGCCTGGACCCGGCCGTCGTGCTGGCCCGCGGGTTCGCCACCCCGGTGCTCGCGCTGCACGGCGCCACCGGGCGGCTGCTGGCCGACCTGCCACTCGGCGGCCCACTGCCGGACGGGACGGTCACCACGACGATCAAGCGGGCGGATCTCTACGCGGCCCTGCGTGCACAGGCGCAGGGCAAGGGCATCGAGATCCGGTACGGGCATCGCCTCACCGCCGCCACGACCACTCCCGAGGGTGTCGTCGCCGAGTTCGGTGCCGCCGCCACGGTCGCCGCCGAACTGCTCGTCGGGGCGGACGGCCTGCATTCCCGTACCAGAAAGGTCCTTGATCCGCAGGCCCCCGCACCGCACCATCTGGGCCTGCTCAACGCCGGGGGCTTCACCGACGGCCCGGTCGATCGACGGCTCGCGCCGCCGCCGGGAGTGATGCGGATGTCGTTCGGGCGGCGGGCGTTCTTCGGGTGGGCCGCCGCGCCGGACGGATCGGTCTGGTGGTTCGCCAACCCGCCGCGCAAACGACCGGTGGAGCCCGGCGAGTTCACCCCGGAGACCTGGCGGGCCTACCTGCTCGGCCTGTTCGAGGGCGAGCAGGCCGCCGAGCTGATCCGGGCCACCGTCGAGATCCTCGGCCCGTGGAACACCCGCGACCTGCGGCGGGTCCCGATCTGGCACGGCGACCGGATCGTGCTGGCCGGTGACGCCGCACACGCCGTGTCGCCGTCGTCCGGTCAGGGCGCGTCGATGGCGCTGGAGGACGCCGTGGTCCTCGGGCACAGCCTCCGGGAGTCCACGGAGGTGCCGGAGGCGCTGGCGGCCTACACGGCGATCCGCCGGCCGCGCGTCGAGAAGGTCGTCGCCTACGGCCGCCGTTCCAGCAGCGGAAAGGTGGCCGGGCCGGCCGGTGCCCGGATCCGGGACGCTCTGATGCCGAGTGTCATGCGGATGCTGCACCGCAAGGGCGACCCGCAAGCCTGGATCTTCGACCACCGGCTGCCCGTCGGCTGA
- a CDS encoding tetratricopeptide repeat protein — protein sequence MSDPRTTPSIFTRGAVDLSALRPSTPARTAAPSRPAAPAGEIPGSASDPVPGAVPGIPGVAPETIIEVTEADFQSVLERSVTTPILLDFWADWCEPCKQLSPVLERLAEEYAGAWILGKVNVDENPRLAQVFRVQGIPQVTAVIGGQPVEGFSGVLPETQIRQYIDAVLKAAGVSVAAPEDPRLDAADDALMTGDLDAAEAAYRKILAEAPADTAAESGLAQVELYRRIAGVDPSAALAKAAADPEDVAAQQLAADIEVLSGQADQAYSRLVALIKKTFGDDRDAVRKHLLSLFSVAGPDDPAVAGARRALASALF from the coding sequence ATGAGCGACCCACGGACCACTCCGTCGATCTTCACCCGCGGCGCGGTCGATCTCAGCGCGCTGCGCCCCTCGACGCCGGCCAGAACAGCCGCGCCGAGCCGTCCCGCAGCGCCGGCCGGCGAGATTCCCGGCAGCGCCTCCGACCCGGTTCCCGGTGCCGTTCCCGGGATCCCCGGCGTCGCCCCGGAGACCATCATCGAGGTCACCGAGGCCGACTTTCAGTCCGTCCTGGAGCGGTCCGTCACCACTCCGATCCTGCTGGACTTCTGGGCCGACTGGTGCGAGCCCTGCAAGCAGCTCTCCCCGGTGCTGGAACGCCTGGCCGAGGAGTATGCCGGTGCCTGGATCCTCGGCAAGGTCAATGTGGACGAGAACCCGCGTCTCGCGCAGGTCTTCCGGGTCCAGGGCATCCCGCAGGTGACCGCGGTGATCGGCGGGCAGCCGGTGGAAGGCTTCAGCGGAGTCCTGCCCGAGACCCAGATCCGGCAGTACATCGACGCCGTCCTCAAAGCCGCCGGTGTCAGCGTGGCCGCCCCCGAGGACCCGCGCCTGGACGCGGCCGACGACGCCCTGATGACCGGTGACCTGGACGCGGCCGAGGCGGCGTATCGGAAGATCCTCGCCGAGGCGCCCGCCGACACGGCCGCCGAGTCCGGCCTGGCCCAGGTGGAGCTCTACCGCCGCATCGCCGGTGTCGACCCGTCCGCTGCCCTGGCCAAGGCGGCCGCCGACCCCGAGGACGTGGCGGCCCAGCAACTCGCCGCCGACATCGAGGTGCTCAGCGGACAGGCCGACCAGGCGTACTCCCGGCTGGTCGCCCTGATCAAGAAGACCTTCGGCGACGACCGGGACGCGGTGCGCAAGCACCTGCTGTCGCTGTTCAGCGTGGCCGGCCCCGACGACCCCGCGGTCGCCGGCGCGAGACGTGCATTGGCCAGCGCACTCTTCTAA